The Populus trichocarpa isolate Nisqually-1 chromosome 11, P.trichocarpa_v4.1, whole genome shotgun sequence genome has a segment encoding these proteins:
- the LOC7470906 gene encoding transcription factor bHLH123, whose protein sequence is MADEYTSTNWWDSSSSSRNRFDSTGSSSTTSGHTSLGSFAWPTEMVDVKGRSSMETVSVSDSSVVFHDSQKLQQGHDSSADLHMMGLGLSSPAIDWNQALLRGDKSENSFRSMLQDNLSSSTNYQQETGIGSSQAQWRSSERVFAGVSGDSSMNEFKQMNRGFSLDQPQFSPHGSSSDSTVTGQGLQSSFPMDSSGIYGSPSTMLQGLLGSDNQVQQSSFDNRSMGYAYGANYGVSTNELLPSWSKIPQFLRNSPPKQPPHNQLHLSNNAPFWNASSSAMSDVRPSFFPSMQPQFTTSNFDEKPKNISEVRDSNTAVKKSGGEAGAKRPRNETPSPSPAFKARKEKMGDRITALQQLVSPFGKTDTASVLSEAIEYIKFLHEQVTVLCTPYMKNGAPIHHQQSSEKSRDSEGQKQDLRSLGLCLVPVSSTFPVTHETTVDFWTPTFGGTFR, encoded by the exons ATGGCAGACGAGTACACAAGCACAAACTGGTGGGATTCATCTTCATCAAGCAGGAACAGGTTTGATAGTACTGGATCATCATCTACAACTTCGGGACATACTAGTTTAGGAAGCTTTGCTTGGCCAACAGAAATGGTTGATGTCAAAGGAAGGTCTTCTATGGAAACTGTTTCAGTCTCGGATAGTTCTGTTGTTTTCCATGATTCCCAGAAGCTGCAACAAGGCCATGATTCTTCTGCTGACTTGCATATGATGGGTTTAGGCCTCTCTTCACCAGCCATTGATTGGAACCAGGCCTTACT TCGCGGAGATAAGTCTGAGAACAGTTTTCGATCGATGCTACAAGATAATTTGAGTTCAAGCACCAATTATCAGCAAGAAACTGGGATTGGATCTTCTCAAGCTCAGTGGAGATCATCAGAGAGAGTGTTCGCTGGGGTCAGTGGAGACTCCTCTATGAATGAGTTTAAGCAAATGAATCGGGGCTTTTCTTTAGATCAACCACAGTTTAGTCCTCACGGGAGCTCCAGTGATAGTACTGTGACAGGTCAAGGCTTGCAGTCTAGTTTCCCAATGGATTCATCAGGTATATATGGAAGCCCTTCAACTATGTTGCAAGGACTATTGGGATCAGATAATCAAGTACAGCAGTCTTCGTTCGACAACCGATCGATGGGTTATGCATATGGGGCAAATTATGGTGTTAGCACTAATGAATTGTTGCCTTCTTGGTCTAAAATACCTCAATTCTTGAGAAATTCACCACCCAAACAGCCTCCTCATAACCAGTTGCACCTCTCCAATAATGCTCCCTTTTGGAATGCATCTTCAAGTGCCATGAGTGATGTCCGTCCGAGCTTTTTCCCGTCGATGCAACCGCAGTTTACCACATCCAATTTCGATGAAAAACCTAAG AATATATCTGAAGTACGGGATTCGAATACAGCAGTAAAGAAAAGTGGGGGTGAAGCAGGAGCAAAAAGGCCAAGAAATGAAACACCATCACCTTCGCCAGCTTTTAAg GCGAGGAAAGAGAAGATGGGGGACAGAATCACTGCACTCCAACAATTGGTTTCACCTTTCGGAAAG ACTGATACAGCCTCGGTTCTCTCTGAAGCTATTGAATACATCAAATTCCTCCATGAGCAAGTCACT gtCTTGTGCACCCCATACATGAAAAATGGAGCTCCCATACACCACCAGCAG AGTTCTGAGAAGTCCAGGGACTCTGAAGGACAAAAACAAGATCTTAGAAGCCTAGGGCTATGTTTAGTACCGGTATCGAGCACTTTTCCGGTTACTCATGAGACCACAGTTGATTTTTGGACCCCCACATTTGGAGGGACTTTCAGATAA